From the genome of Bacillus sp. Bos-x628:
TATTCATGGGGAAGGACGAAAAAGGCCGTTATCTGTACAGTAACAACTTTAGATTCACAATTAATGAGGGGGTCATTAAGTAATGGCAACAGGACAAAAAATTGCAGGTGTTGATGTACTCGTAAAGATTGGCAATCCGTTAATCGTTGTCGGTGCACAATCTGGGGCAACTATCAACAGATCAGCAAACGTTATTGAAACAACAGATAAAACGTCAAATGGCTGGGTAACTAAGGTAGCGGGTACTAAAGAATGGTCTATTGAAATGGACGCTTTCATGGTAGTTGGCGACGCTGGATACAAGGCTATGAATGACGCATTTAAAAATGGTTCTGAAATCGACGTGGAATGTGAAGTGGCGGGTATTAGATATCAGGGTAAAGCACTTATCTCTGACTTCCCGATTGAAGCACCACAGGATGACGCTGTTACATTCACTGTTACACTTGAAGGTACTGGCGAGTTGCTAGAAACAGCCGTTACAGCGGAGTAATTCAATTAACATAGATTACGTAACCTAAC
Proteins encoded in this window:
- a CDS encoding phage tail tube protein; this translates as MATGQKIAGVDVLVKIGNPLIVVGAQSGATINRSANVIETTDKTSNGWVTKVAGTKEWSIEMDAFMVVGDAGYKAMNDAFKNGSEIDVECEVAGIRYQGKALISDFPIEAPQDDAVTFTVTLEGTGELLETAVTAE